A genomic region of Gemmatimonadales bacterium contains the following coding sequences:
- the rsmA gene encoding 16S rRNA (adenine(1518)-N(6)/adenine(1519)-N(6))-dimethyltransferase RsmA has protein sequence MSVRPRKSLGQHFLTDRALLAKIAAATGAGPGDVVLEIGPGPGGLTAALLERGATVVAIERDDRMRENLVHRFAGTPFLLATGDALELDWPSLVAPWTAAGKRWIVAGNIPYNITSPLIAKALMPSLPESVTFLVQREVAERIAAEPGTPEYGALTVGVQAVATVLLGVLVKKGAFAPPPKVDSTVITLIPRSPPLVGHDQIPAFRRLVTSLFSYRRKRMVRALREATGMDADQATTLLQSAAIDPDVRPEAVSVQQFVQLLAAMEPPRLP, from the coding sequence GTGAGCGTCCGTCCGCGCAAATCCCTCGGCCAGCACTTCCTCACCGATCGCGCGCTGCTGGCGAAGATCGCGGCCGCAACCGGAGCGGGTCCCGGCGATGTCGTGCTCGAGATCGGCCCGGGGCCCGGCGGGCTCACTGCGGCGCTCCTCGAACGCGGAGCCACCGTTGTCGCCATCGAACGCGACGACCGGATGCGCGAGAATCTCGTGCATCGATTCGCCGGCACGCCATTTCTCCTCGCGACCGGCGACGCGCTCGAACTCGACTGGCCGTCACTCGTGGCACCGTGGACTGCAGCGGGGAAGCGCTGGATCGTCGCAGGCAACATTCCCTACAACATCACGTCGCCGTTGATCGCGAAGGCGTTGATGCCGTCGCTCCCCGAATCGGTGACCTTTCTGGTGCAGCGCGAAGTCGCCGAACGGATCGCGGCCGAGCCGGGGACCCCCGAGTATGGCGCGCTCACGGTCGGAGTACAGGCGGTCGCCACGGTGCTGCTCGGAGTACTGGTGAAGAAGGGCGCCTTCGCGCCGCCACCCAAGGTCGACTCCACCGTGATCACGCTGATCCCGCGGTCTCCGCCGCTGGTCGGGCACGATCAGATCCCGGCGTTCCGGCGGCTGGTCACCTCGCTCTTTTCCTACCGCAGGAAACGAATGGTACGCGCGCTTCGCGAAGCGACGGGAATGGATGCTGACCAGGCGACGACGTTGCTCCAGTCTGCCGCGATCGACCCCGATGTCAGGCCGGAAGCTGTTTCCGTCCAGCAGTTTGTCCAGCTTCTGGCCGCCATGGAGCCGCCGCGCTTGCCCTGA